In the genome of Pseudomonas sp. P5_109, one region contains:
- a CDS encoding tRNA (adenine(22)-N(1))-methyltransferase, whose protein sequence is MNEQTLSMRLERVAAHVPAGARLADIGSDHGYLPVALLRRGAIAAAVAGEVALTPFHAANRTVRENGLEPQITVRLANGLAAIEPGDGITAVSICGMGGETIRDILDSGKAYLSGQERLILQPNGGEQPLRQWLMENGYRILCEDVLRENRFDYEIIVAERAGPVTYTAQELYFGPLQMQARSPAFLLKWQRKLRQKQKTLSHFARAQQAVPEEKVQDLAREVQWINQLLA, encoded by the coding sequence TTGAACGAACAGACATTGTCCATGCGCCTGGAACGCGTGGCGGCACATGTGCCCGCCGGCGCGCGCCTGGCTGATATCGGCTCGGATCACGGCTACCTGCCGGTGGCGTTGCTGCGCCGTGGCGCCATCGCGGCGGCGGTGGCCGGCGAGGTAGCGTTGACGCCGTTCCACGCGGCCAACCGCACCGTGCGCGAGAACGGCCTGGAGCCGCAGATCACCGTGCGCCTGGCCAATGGCCTGGCGGCCATCGAGCCGGGCGACGGGATCACGGCAGTCAGCATCTGCGGCATGGGCGGCGAAACCATCCGCGACATCCTCGACAGTGGCAAGGCCTACCTGAGCGGCCAGGAGCGCTTGATCCTGCAACCCAACGGCGGCGAGCAGCCACTGCGCCAATGGCTGATGGAAAATGGCTATCGCATCCTCTGCGAGGACGTGCTGCGGGAAAATCGATTCGACTACGAAATCATCGTCGCCGAGCGCGCCGGTCCGGTGACCTACACCGCCCAGGAGCTGTACTTCGGCCCGTTGCAGATGCAGGCCCGCAGTCCGGCGTTCCTGCTCAAGTGGCAGCGCAAGCTGCGCCAGAAGCAGAAGACCCTGAGCCACTTTGCCCGGGCGCAGCAGGCCGTGCCCGAGGAAAAGGTGCAGGACCTCGCGCGTGAGGTGCAGTGGATCAACCAGTTGTTGGCTTGA